A genomic region of Deinococcus aerolatus contains the following coding sequences:
- a CDS encoding ABC transporter substrate-binding protein has product MKRVLILSALLTLTTARAQSWAAIQKQAQGQTVNFYMWGGSDDINRYVDTVVAPAARKAGVTLRRVPVSDTVQAVNKVLGEKQAGKNTNGSVDLIWINGENFRSAAQANLLLTGWAEALPNARYVDWKSPAIRNDFGFPVNGAESPWGSSQWQYVYDSARVKESELPRSFKALAAWIAAHPGRFTFPAPPNFSGNRFLRQAMFELAGGQAQFVGPYKPQLWATAAPKLWTYVKTIRPDLWRGGQTFPADVPNLYSLFANGEIDFAFVQNIAGIAAEVKSGVLPATARVFVFDAGTVTDTHYVAIPYNSAHSAGAKVVANLLLTPELQLAKLSGNLWGDGLGIDPARVGPAFQKQVRAALKVGPYTLDPALLSSKAFSDVDAQYDRNVQDGFKKEILK; this is encoded by the coding sequence ATGAAACGTGTTCTGATTCTGTCCGCCCTGCTGACCCTGACCACCGCCCGCGCCCAGAGCTGGGCGGCCATCCAGAAACAGGCCCAGGGCCAGACCGTTAACTTCTACATGTGGGGCGGCTCAGACGATATCAACCGGTACGTGGATACCGTGGTGGCCCCGGCCGCCAGAAAGGCCGGCGTGACCCTGCGCCGCGTGCCTGTCAGCGACACCGTGCAGGCCGTTAACAAGGTGCTGGGCGAGAAGCAGGCCGGGAAGAACACCAACGGCAGCGTGGACCTGATCTGGATCAACGGCGAGAATTTCAGAAGTGCCGCGCAGGCCAACTTGCTGCTGACCGGCTGGGCCGAAGCGCTGCCCAACGCCCGCTATGTCGACTGGAAGAGTCCGGCGATCCGCAACGATTTTGGTTTTCCGGTGAACGGTGCGGAGTCTCCCTGGGGCAGCTCGCAGTGGCAGTACGTCTACGACAGTGCCCGCGTGAAGGAATCAGAACTGCCGCGCAGCTTCAAAGCGCTGGCCGCCTGGATCGCGGCGCACCCGGGCCGCTTCACCTTTCCCGCACCGCCGAACTTCTCGGGCAACCGGTTTCTGCGTCAGGCCATGTTCGAGCTCGCGGGTGGACAGGCCCAGTTCGTCGGCCCGTACAAGCCGCAGCTGTGGGCCACGGCCGCGCCCAAACTCTGGACCTACGTCAAGACCATCAGGCCGGACCTGTGGCGGGGGGGCCAGACCTTCCCCGCCGACGTGCCCAACCTGTATTCGCTGTTCGCCAACGGCGAGATCGACTTTGCCTTCGTGCAGAACATCGCCGGAATTGCAGCCGAGGTGAAAAGCGGCGTGCTGCCAGCAACGGCCCGGGTGTTCGTCTTCGACGCCGGAACCGTGACCGACACGCACTACGTCGCCATCCCCTACAACTCGGCCCATTCTGCTGGGGCCAAGGTGGTGGCCAATCTGTTGCTGACGCCGGAGCTGCAACTGGCCAAGCTCTCGGGCAACCTGTGGGGCGATGGGCTGGGCATCGATCCGGCCAGGGTCGGGCCCGCCTTCCAGAAGCAGGTCAGGGCCGCGCTGAAAGTCGGACCGTACACCCTGGACCCGGCGCTGCTGAGCAGCAAGGCGTTCAGTGACGTGGACGCGCAGTACGACAGGAACGTGCAGGACGGCTTCAAGAAAGAGATTCTGAAATAG
- a CDS encoding lysophospholipid acyltransferase family protein, giving the protein MPLIPPPTPHPDEPVELHFAPQGRAARLKFSVLGRPLIWRALRQAGRASADLSVQQRFQLQQRFSRLVLNHLEVRLEMRGLEHVGAGPYLIAPLHEGIADVLCLLQLPLPMRFVARREIFGWPVVGPVVTRLGHLPINPEHPLGGFRDLWRGAEAILEGGESLTTFPQGAIAGIQSDFQRGVFEVARRVGAPILPVAISGTHRIWEHPFAPALRYGQPVALTVLPPISAQEVQAGHLEAIRVRTRRAMKAAALAPNSPPARFFDPDRDGYWDGYRLDIDPDFPELARKMAAHRAAFLRGTA; this is encoded by the coding sequence GTGCCCTTGATTCCGCCGCCCACCCCACATCCTGACGAACCTGTCGAACTGCACTTTGCTCCGCAGGGCCGCGCCGCACGGCTGAAATTCAGTGTGCTGGGCCGTCCGCTGATCTGGAGGGCGCTGCGTCAGGCGGGCCGTGCCTCTGCGGACCTCAGCGTACAGCAGCGGTTTCAGTTGCAGCAGCGCTTCAGCCGCCTAGTCCTCAACCATCTGGAAGTGAGGCTGGAGATGCGCGGACTGGAGCATGTGGGCGCTGGCCCCTACCTGATCGCGCCGCTTCACGAGGGCATTGCCGACGTGCTGTGCCTGTTGCAGCTGCCCCTGCCCATGCGCTTTGTGGCCCGGCGCGAGATCTTCGGCTGGCCGGTGGTGGGACCAGTGGTGACGCGGCTGGGCCACCTGCCCATCAACCCCGAGCACCCGCTGGGCGGGTTCCGTGACCTGTGGCGCGGGGCCGAGGCCATCTTGGAGGGCGGCGAGAGTCTGACCACATTTCCGCAGGGGGCCATCGCCGGAATTCAGTCCGACTTCCAACGTGGCGTCTTCGAGGTGGCCCGGCGTGTGGGCGCGCCGATTCTGCCTGTGGCCATCAGCGGGACGCACCGCATCTGGGAACACCCGTTTGCGCCCGCGCTGCGCTACGGCCAGCCGGTGGCCCTGACCGTCCTGCCGCCCATCTCTGCCCAGGAGGTTCAGGCGGGCCACCTCGAAGCCATTCGCGTCCGCACGCGCAGGGCCATGAAGGCGGCGGCCCTGGCCCCGAATTCGCCGCCCGCCCGCTTCTTCGACCCGGACCGCGACGGCTACTGGGACGGCTACCGTCTCGACATCGACCCCGATTTTCCCGAACTGGCGCGCAAGATGGCAGCCCACCGCGCCGCCTTTCTGAGAGGTACCGCATGA
- a CDS encoding class I SAM-dependent methyltransferase, translated as MIREPTLPSAAFRRADETPDEQFYREPRFVTHIDAGAIAAVTALYREYFPAGGRILDLMSSWVSHLPPEVRYGEVVGLGLNRAELERNPQLTSVIVQNLNAAPRLPFADHSHDAAGITVSIDYLTDPVAVLRDLGRVLVPGGPVVISFSNRCFPTKAVAVWHTLDDAGHLRLVQQYLEAAGNWGDIAALDCSPRSARGTLTGDPLYAVVGRATG; from the coding sequence ATGATCCGTGAGCCCACGCTGCCCAGCGCAGCCTTCCGCCGCGCCGATGAGACGCCGGACGAGCAGTTCTACCGCGAGCCGCGCTTCGTCACCCACATCGACGCCGGGGCCATCGCGGCCGTCACGGCCCTCTACCGCGAATACTTTCCCGCCGGGGGCCGCATCCTTGACCTGATGTCCAGCTGGGTCAGTCACCTTCCGCCCGAGGTCCGGTACGGCGAGGTGGTGGGCCTGGGACTCAACCGCGCTGAACTGGAACGCAATCCACAGCTGACCTCGGTGATCGTCCAGAATCTCAACGCCGCGCCCAGGCTGCCCTTCGCGGACCACAGCCACGACGCAGCAGGCATCACGGTGTCCATCGATTACCTGACCGATCCGGTGGCCGTGCTGCGCGATCTGGGACGGGTGCTGGTGCCTGGCGGCCCGGTGGTGATCAGCTTTTCCAACCGCTGTTTTCCCACCAAGGCCGTGGCGGTGTGGCACACGCTCGACGACGCCGGCCACCTGCGCCTGGTCCAGCAGTATCTGGAGGCGGCAGGCAATTGGGGCGACATTGCCGCCCTGGACTGCAGCCCACGCTCGGCGCGGGGCACCCTGACAGGCGATCCGCTGTATGCCGTGGTCGGCCGGGCGACAGGGTGA
- a CDS encoding zinc-dependent alcohol dehydrogenase family protein, whose amino-acid sequence MKAVVYEQFGMRPELQTVPDPVPAADGVVLRVEASGVCRSDWHGWMGHDPDIALPHVPGHEIAGTVVAVGAGITRWREGDRVTLPFVSGCGRCPECQAGQQQVCRAQFQPGFTAWGSFAQFVALRYAEHNLVRLPENLDFVTAASLGCRFATSFRAVVQQGRARGGEWVAVHGCGGVGLSAVMIAHALGARVIAVDIGADKLERAAELGAEFVVNSREVDVVTAIREVTGGGAHLSLDALGHAQTCADSILCLRTQGRHVQVGLLVAEHGRPPLPMDAVIARELVIYGSHGMAAHAYPDMLGMIESGQLRPERLIGRRLTLGESVDALTGMDTFSGTGVQVIDRFN is encoded by the coding sequence ATGAAAGCCGTCGTCTACGAGCAATTCGGAATGCGCCCCGAACTCCAGACCGTTCCTGACCCCGTGCCGGCAGCGGACGGTGTGGTGCTGCGGGTGGAGGCGTCCGGCGTGTGCCGCAGTGACTGGCACGGCTGGATGGGCCATGACCCCGACATCGCCCTGCCGCACGTCCCCGGTCACGAGATCGCCGGAACCGTGGTGGCGGTGGGGGCAGGCATCACCCGCTGGCGCGAGGGGGACCGCGTCACGCTGCCTTTCGTGTCGGGCTGCGGGCGCTGCCCCGAGTGTCAGGCGGGGCAGCAGCAGGTGTGCCGGGCGCAGTTTCAGCCGGGCTTCACGGCCTGGGGATCATTTGCCCAGTTCGTGGCCCTGCGCTACGCGGAGCACAATCTGGTGCGCCTGCCGGAGAACCTGGACTTCGTGACGGCAGCCAGCCTGGGGTGCCGCTTTGCCACCTCGTTCCGGGCGGTGGTGCAGCAGGGCCGGGCCAGAGGCGGTGAGTGGGTGGCGGTTCACGGCTGCGGCGGCGTGGGCCTGTCGGCGGTGATGATCGCCCATGCCCTGGGCGCACGCGTGATCGCGGTGGACATCGGCGCGGACAAGCTGGAGCGGGCGGCCGAACTGGGTGCGGAATTCGTGGTCAACAGCCGCGAGGTTGATGTCGTGACGGCCATCCGCGAGGTCACGGGCGGCGGCGCCCACCTGTCGCTGGACGCGCTGGGGCACGCGCAAACCTGTGCCGATTCCATTCTGTGCCTGCGAACCCAGGGCCGCCACGTGCAGGTGGGCCTGCTGGTGGCCGAGCATGGCCGCCCGCCCCTGCCGATGGACGCCGTGATCGCCAGGGAACTGGTGATCTACGGCAGCCACGGCATGGCCGCGCACGCCTATCCGGACATGCTGGGCATGATCGAGAGCGGTCAGTTGCGCCCGGAACGCCTGATCGGCCGGCGGCTGACGCTGGGGGAGTCGGTGGACGCGCTGACCGGCATGGACACCTTCAGCGGCACTGGTGTTCAGGTGATTGACCGCTTCAACTAG
- a CDS encoding alpha-2-macroglobulin family protein, giving the protein MKRRWTRGVLLSGLLLVGLAPAQRNVAIYGGVFRGSQPVRVEVSAPAGTVFTLRRVLDPAALFAASPDPHSPGVTAQKVSQTIRSVTLRKRDQPLEFGRLPSGVYVVGSGRLGAVVLVSNLGLVVKRDQNAALAYTADRESGQTRAARVWPLGRGAPVLAGGDGVARFAKKASVSGDTETYLARHGNDWAVSGADWNSYAAPLVRGYVYTDRPIYRPGQHVEFKAVLRQAGQLTPLANTAVRVAIRSPDGDEVYRKTLTTSALGSLSAGLDLGAGAKLGEYYFSLVPQNAAGDGQTDIGGSFQVEAYQKPEYAVTLAPDRRRAVQGEKVSVRISARYLFGGNLGGARVNYNVTRAPYYPPGFDSASLPPDDGGRDYGSDLVIQEETRLNASGDLDLTLPLARDPDGQPVSYRIEAEVEDESRRTVSAQTQVIAFPASLNVEASTDGYIYDAGKPIRVSLDTRDLRDVGRAAHVTLDLIRQRYDYDRKKSLWVLSETRVARSQVTTNAGGTASSTLSTVRGGGYLVRATVRDAQGRASTFENFVWVLKPGEDYGWNSRDLTVQLDRKSYAPGDTATVLVGNPKPGAPVLVTLEGDRLRSSTVLRGSGAVLTYRFPVTPDMAPNVHVAAATLSDGQFYSSEARVSVPRAGAALTVRVSPEKARYAPGDTGKLSVDVRGADGKGVAGEVALGVVDQAIYLVQRDNATPIAQVFDAPRANAVGTNSSLNFYFSQVGTVAGGPRPMESAPAFAQDKQARAADAASADAVTPRQEFRDTILWLPNLLTDAQGHAEVEVKFPDNLTTWVATARAQTVAPRFGQGTATTMTTKDVIARLSLPTFLVRGDTVTLSGIVNNTLNLEVTGTASAVLKGLSPLGGAALQPGGAPLRVGANGRARSDMQVRAGNVGTAEVTFTARTASGNDALKLPLPVKARGYEVTQTAVGSVSQPSVTLNLPPDANLKTLDLSLSLTPSLLSAVSPALEYLVGYPYGCTEQTMSRFLPALLAEETLGSAALPQGVTQHLPDIVSAGLARLELFQHEDGGWNFWQYDSSTLEMSAYVVEGLLRAKALGVKVNNDVLYSGLQYLARHVPNPKGRQAERASAYRALAAAGKVDRGQLATFARRGDLEPYALAQTALALNKTGQEQAARDVLDLLKAKRIGTNGGALSHWEKPKRSGGDVWYDSWDDNSVQVTARALEALATLEPNSPLIPGVSQWLLGNRRGPKWLSTQDTTSVIIAALALKPVKAVSGDVSVLLDGKTAGEATLGGQGATLKIDTSTLKAGAHTVTLQGAPAGLTFSTQLKYSREPAELRGDASKGFRLSRQYQRLEPVWDAKKKSYSYRRVPLLRGGQMQPVTVGDLILVTLSVQPVGQAARYLVVSDPIPAGMKALDERSLAIAGLQNPDGYGWDRWNYWYAGRELLDDRVDLYADHLKGEQKLTYLLRAQTPGTFTALPTHAFLMYDPDVEGYAPATTFTVRDRGR; this is encoded by the coding sequence ATGAAGCGACGTTGGACGCGGGGCGTGTTGTTGTCGGGCTTGCTGCTGGTGGGTCTGGCCCCGGCGCAGCGCAATGTGGCCATCTACGGCGGCGTGTTCCGGGGCAGCCAGCCGGTGCGGGTGGAGGTGTCGGCGCCGGCCGGGACGGTGTTCACGCTGAGGCGGGTGCTGGATCCGGCCGCGCTGTTCGCCGCCTCGCCCGATCCACACAGTCCGGGGGTCACGGCGCAAAAGGTCAGCCAGACGATCCGCAGCGTCACCCTGAGAAAGCGGGACCAGCCCCTGGAGTTCGGCCGGCTGCCCAGCGGCGTGTATGTGGTGGGCAGCGGGCGTCTGGGCGCGGTGGTGCTGGTCAGCAACCTGGGCCTAGTGGTCAAGCGCGATCAGAACGCGGCCCTGGCCTACACAGCCGACCGCGAGAGTGGCCAGACGCGGGCGGCGCGGGTGTGGCCGCTGGGCCGCGGCGCTCCGGTACTGGCGGGAGGCGACGGCGTGGCCCGCTTCGCGAAAAAGGCCAGCGTCAGCGGAGACACGGAGACCTATCTGGCCCGGCACGGCAACGACTGGGCGGTGAGCGGGGCGGACTGGAACAGCTACGCGGCCCCGCTGGTGCGCGGCTACGTGTACACGGACCGCCCCATCTACCGCCCCGGCCAGCATGTGGAGTTCAAGGCGGTGCTGCGGCAGGCCGGCCAGCTGACCCCGCTGGCGAACACGGCGGTGCGGGTGGCCATCAGGTCGCCGGACGGCGATGAGGTGTACCGCAAGACCCTGACCACCAGTGCGCTGGGTTCCCTGAGCGCCGGGCTGGACCTGGGGGCCGGCGCGAAACTGGGCGAGTACTATTTCTCGCTGGTGCCGCAGAACGCTGCCGGGGACGGCCAGACCGACATCGGCGGCAGCTTTCAGGTGGAGGCCTACCAGAAGCCCGAATACGCCGTCACGCTGGCGCCGGACCGCCGACGTGCGGTGCAGGGTGAGAAGGTCAGTGTGCGTATCTCTGCCCGCTACCTGTTCGGCGGCAACCTAGGCGGGGCCAGGGTCAACTACAACGTGACCCGCGCGCCGTATTACCCGCCCGGCTTCGACAGCGCGTCCCTGCCGCCCGACGACGGGGGCCGCGACTACGGCTCGGACCTGGTGATCCAGGAGGAGACGCGCCTGAACGCCAGCGGCGACCTGGACCTGACGTTGCCGCTGGCGCGTGACCCTGATGGCCAGCCGGTCAGCTACCGCATCGAGGCCGAGGTGGAAGACGAGTCGCGCCGCACCGTCAGCGCCCAGACGCAGGTGATCGCCTTTCCGGCCAGCCTGAACGTGGAGGCCAGCACCGACGGCTACATCTACGACGCCGGCAAACCGATTCGCGTTTCGCTGGACACCCGTGACCTGCGGGACGTGGGCCGCGCCGCGCACGTCACCCTGGACCTGATCCGCCAGCGCTACGACTACGACCGGAAAAAGAGCCTGTGGGTGCTGAGCGAGACGCGGGTGGCCCGCTCGCAGGTCACCACGAATGCGGGCGGCACGGCCAGCAGCACCCTCAGCACCGTGCGCGGCGGCGGGTATCTGGTGCGGGCGACCGTCCGCGACGCGCAGGGCCGCGCCAGCACCTTTGAGAATTTCGTGTGGGTGCTGAAGCCCGGCGAGGACTACGGCTGGAACTCCCGCGACCTGACCGTCCAGCTGGACCGCAAGAGCTACGCCCCCGGCGACACCGCCACGGTGCTGGTGGGCAACCCGAAGCCCGGCGCCCCGGTGCTGGTCACGCTGGAGGGTGACCGACTGCGCAGTTCCACGGTCCTGCGCGGCAGCGGCGCGGTGCTGACCTACCGGTTTCCGGTCACGCCGGACATGGCCCCCAACGTCCACGTCGCGGCGGCCACGCTGTCGGACGGTCAGTTCTACAGTAGCGAGGCCAGGGTCAGCGTTCCCCGCGCCGGCGCGGCACTGACCGTCAGGGTGAGTCCCGAAAAGGCCCGCTACGCTCCCGGTGACACCGGCAAACTCAGCGTGGACGTGCGCGGCGCGGACGGCAAGGGCGTGGCCGGCGAGGTGGCACTGGGCGTGGTGGACCAGGCCATCTACCTGGTACAGCGCGACAATGCCACCCCGATTGCCCAGGTGTTCGACGCGCCGCGCGCCAACGCGGTGGGGACCAATTCCAGCCTCAACTTCTACTTCTCGCAGGTGGGCACCGTGGCGGGTGGCCCCAGACCGATGGAATCTGCACCCGCCTTCGCTCAGGACAAGCAGGCCAGGGCCGCCGACGCCGCCAGCGCCGACGCGGTCACGCCGCGCCAGGAGTTCAGGGACACCATTCTGTGGCTGCCCAACCTGCTGACCGACGCGCAGGGCCACGCCGAGGTGGAGGTCAAGTTTCCTGACAACCTGACCACCTGGGTGGCCACGGCCCGTGCCCAGACGGTGGCCCCGCGTTTCGGGCAGGGCACCGCCACCACCATGACCACCAAAGACGTGATTGCCCGCCTGAGCCTGCCCACCTTTCTGGTGCGCGGCGACACGGTCACGCTGTCGGGCATCGTCAACAACACCCTGAACTTGGAGGTGACCGGCACGGCCAGCGCCGTCCTGAAGGGCCTGAGTCCCCTGGGCGGCGCGGCGCTGCAACCGGGGGGTGCGCCGCTGCGGGTGGGTGCCAACGGACGCGCCCGCAGCGACATGCAGGTGCGGGCCGGCAACGTCGGCACGGCAGAGGTGACCTTCACCGCCCGCACCGCCTCCGGCAACGACGCCCTGAAACTGCCGCTGCCCGTGAAGGCCAGGGGCTACGAGGTCACCCAGACAGCAGTGGGCAGCGTCAGCCAGCCCAGCGTCACGCTCAACCTTCCGCCGGACGCGAACCTGAAAACGCTGGACCTGAGCCTGAGCCTCACGCCGTCGCTGCTGTCGGCCGTGTCGCCGGCACTGGAGTATCTGGTGGGCTATCCCTACGGCTGCACCGAGCAGACCATGAGCCGTTTCCTGCCCGCGCTGCTGGCCGAAGAAACCCTGGGCAGCGCCGCCCTGCCGCAGGGCGTGACCCAGCATCTGCCCGACATCGTGAGTGCGGGACTGGCCCGGCTGGAACTGTTCCAGCACGAGGACGGCGGCTGGAACTTCTGGCAGTACGACAGCAGCACCCTGGAAATGAGCGCCTACGTGGTGGAGGGGCTGTTGCGGGCCAAGGCGCTGGGCGTGAAAGTCAACAACGACGTGCTCTACAGCGGGCTGCAGTACCTTGCCCGGCATGTGCCCAACCCGAAGGGAAGACAGGCCGAACGCGCCAGCGCGTACCGTGCCCTGGCCGCCGCCGGAAAAGTGGACAGGGGCCAGCTGGCCACCTTCGCCCGCCGGGGGGACCTGGAACCCTACGCGCTGGCCCAGACCGCGCTGGCGCTGAACAAGACGGGACAGGAGCAGGCCGCCCGCGACGTGCTGGACCTGCTCAAGGCGAAGCGCATCGGGACGAACGGCGGCGCGCTCTCGCACTGGGAAAAGCCGAAACGGAGCGGCGGCGACGTCTGGTACGACTCCTGGGACGACAACAGCGTGCAGGTCACCGCCAGGGCGCTGGAGGCCCTCGCCACGCTGGAGCCGAACAGCCCGCTGATTCCCGGCGTCTCGCAGTGGCTGCTGGGCAACCGGCGCGGCCCGAAGTGGCTGTCCACCCAGGACACCACCAGCGTGATCATCGCGGCGCTGGCCCTCAAGCCTGTGAAAGCGGTGAGCGGTGACGTGAGTGTTCTGCTGGACGGCAAGACGGCCGGGGAGGCCACGCTGGGCGGGCAGGGGGCCACCCTGAAGATCGACACCAGCACCCTGAAGGCCGGGGCACACACGGTTACGCTGCAGGGCGCGCCCGCCGGGCTGACCTTCAGCACCCAACTGAAATACAGCCGCGAGCCCGCCGAGCTCAGGGGCGACGCCAGCAAGGGCTTCCGCCTGAGCCGCCAGTATCAGCGCCTGGAACCGGTGTGGGACGCGAAGAAAAAGAGCTACAGCTACCGCCGTGTGCCGCTGCTGCGGGGCGGGCAGATGCAGCCGGTCACGGTGGGCGACCTGATTCTGGTGACGCTCAGCGTGCAGCCGGTGGGCCAGGCCGCGCGGTACCTGGTGGTCAGCGATCCCATCCCGGCTGGCATGAAGGCGCTGGATGAACGCAGCCTGGCGATTGCGGGCCTGCAAAATCCCGACGGGTACGGCTGGGACCGCTGGAACTACTGGTACGCGGGCCGTGAGCTGCTCGATGACCGCGTGGACCTGTACGCCGACCACCTGAAAGGCGAGCAGAAGCTGACCTACCTGCTGCGCGCCCAGACCCCTGGCACCTTCACGGCGCTGCCCACCCACGCCTTCCTGATGTACGACCCGGACGTCGAGGGCTACGCCCCGGCGACGACGTTCACGGTGCGGGACCGGGGCCGGTAG